In Dioscorea cayenensis subsp. rotundata cultivar TDr96_F1 chromosome 11, TDr96_F1_v2_PseudoChromosome.rev07_lg8_w22 25.fasta, whole genome shotgun sequence, a single genomic region encodes these proteins:
- the LOC120271697 gene encoding uncharacterized protein LOC120271697, with amino-acid sequence MADQGFHARSNSLPTRSHPVTATAEEELNKLKAFVMVSPKMIGKSLSCLGAFYDFIEELLQMPSTQQALSHSQEKIWVEEELEASLRLVELCGIIRDTLVVIKEHAQELEMVLRRKRSMTNESKQQFHIQSDKKTRKSIKNCVKALKQMDGKDSDRSSTVSKMFTEAREVTISLLQSVASSLYPSSAQKTSKWSIVSKALHKKKVSCEEFEDSICSYFSFNSIYESLSCKDVDRLRAMKAQDRLAEMMSSLEGLEIELESLYRRLIQNRVSLLNLLSQ; translated from the coding sequence ATGGCAGACCAAGGTTTCCATGCTAGATCAAACAGCTTGCCTACAAGATCCCACCCTGTCACTGCAACAGCAGAGGAAGAGCTAAACAAGCTAAAAGCTTTTGTCATGGTGTCACCTAAGATGATTGGCAAATCACTGAGCTGTCTTGGTGCTTTCTATGACTTCATTGAGGAGCTTCTTCAGATGCCTAGCACCCAACAAGCCCTTTCTCATTCTCAAGAGAAGATATGGGTGGAAGAGGAGTTGGAAGCTTCTCTAAGGTTGGTAGAGCTCTGTGGCATCATTAGAGATACCTTGGTTGTGATCAAAGAACATGCTCAAGAACTTGAGATGGTTCTAAGAAGGAAGAGAAGCATGACCAATGAAAGCAAACAACAGTTTCACATTCAGTCAGATAAGAAGACAAGAAAGAGTATCAAGAATTGTGTAAAAGCATTGAAGCAAATGGATGGGAAGGACTCTGATAGATCAAGTACAGTATCTAAGATGTTCACTGAAGCTAGAGAAGTCACTATTTCTCTCTTACAATCAGTTGCATCTTCTTTATATCCAAGCTCAGCGCAGAAGACTAGCAAGTGGTCTATTGTTTCAAAGGCATTGCACAAGAAGAAGGTGTCATGCGAGGAGTTTGAAGATTCAATTTGCAGCTATTTCTCATTCAATTCAATATATGAGAGCCTTTCATGCAAAGATGTTGATCGCCTGAGAGCGATGAAGGCACAAGATAGATTGGCAGAAATGATGAGTAGCTTAGAAGGGCTTGAGATAGAATTAGAGTCCCTCTACAGGAGACTAATTCAAAACAGAGTCTCCCTTCTCAACCTGCTAAGCCAATAA
- the LOC120271698 gene encoding uncharacterized protein LOC120271698 → MAGQGFHARSNSLPARSHPMIATAEEELNKLKACAMVSPKMICKSLSSLGVFYDCIEGLLHLPGNQQVLSHSQEKKWVEEELDASLRLVELCDIIRDTLTVTKEHAQELEIVLRRKRNMNTGNKPQLVHIQSAKKTDKSIKSCLKALKKIDGNDSDRSTVCKMLNEAREVTIYLLQSVASSLSPSSAQKTSKWSVVSKALHKKKILMV, encoded by the exons atggcaGGCCAAGGTTTCCATGCTAGATCAAACAGCTTGCCAGCAAGATCCCACCCCATGATAGCCACAGCAGAGGAAGAGCTgaacaagctaaaagcttgtGCCATGGTGTCACCAAAGATGATCTGCAAATCATTGAGCAGTCTTGGTGTCTTCTATGACTGCATTGAAGGCCTTCTTCACTTGCCTGGCAACCAACAGGTCCTCTCTCATTCACAGGAGAAGAAGTGGGTGGAAGAGGAGTTGGATGCTTCTCTAAGGTTGGTAGAGCTCTGTGACATCATAAGAGACACCTTAACTGTGACCAAAGAACATGCACAAGAACTTGAGATTGTtctaagaaggaaaagaaatatgAATACTGGAAACAAACCGCAGCTCGTCCACATTCAGTCAGCTAAGAAGACAGACAAGAGTATCAAGAGTTGTCTAAAAGCATTGAAGAAAATTGATGGGAACGACTCTGATAGATCAACAGTATGCAAGATGCTTAATGAAGCTAGAGAAGTCACCATTTATCTCTTACAATCAGTTGCATCTTCTTTATCTCCAAGCTCAGCACAGAAGACTAGCAAGTGGTCTGTTGTCTCAAAGGCATTGCACAAAAAGAAG ATATTGATGGTTTGA
- the LOC120271699 gene encoding uncharacterized protein LOC120271699 — MADHGLHARSNSMPARSHPMIATAEEDLNKLKDCVMVSPKMICKSLSSLSAFYDYTEELLHLPSNQQAFSHSQEKKWVEEELDASLRLVELCGIIRDTLAATKEHSQELEMVLRRKRSMTNESKHQFHIQSDKKTRKSIKNCVKALKQMDGKDSDRSTVSKMFTEARDVTISLLQSVASSLPPSSTQKKSRWSIVSKALNKHKVTCEEFEDSNCGNFSFNSIYECVSCKDVDALRVVKAQDQLAEIMTSLEGLEMELESLYRRLIRNRVSFLNLLSH; from the coding sequence ATGGCAGACCACGGTTTACATGCCAGATCAAACAGCATGCCTGCAAGATCCCACCCCATGATAGCCACAGCAGAGGAAGACCTGAACAAGCTAAAAGATTGCGTCATGGTGTCACCAAAGATGATCTGCAAATCATTGAGCAGCCTTAGTGCTTTCTATGACTACACTGAAGAGCTCCTTCACTTGCCTAGCAACCAACAGGCCTTCTCTCATTCACAGGAGAAGAAATGGGTGGAAGAGGAGTTAGATGCTTCCTTAAGGTTGGTCGAACTCTGTGGCATCATTAGAGATACCTTGGCTGCAACAAAAGAGCATAGTCAAGAACTTGAGATGGTTCTAAGAAGGAAGAGAAGCATGACCAATGAAAGCAAACATCAGTTTCACATTCAGTCAGATAAGAAGACAAGAAAGAGTATCAAGAATTGTGTAAAAGCATTGAAGCAGATGGATGGGAAAGACTCTGATAGATCAACAGTTTCTAAGATGTTTACTGAAGCAAGAGATGTCACCATATCTCTCTTGCAATCAGTTGCATCTTCTTTACCTCCAAGCTCCACACAGAAAAAGAGCAGATGGTCTATTGTTTCAAAGGCATTGAACAAACACAAGGTGACATGCGAAGAGTTTGAAGATTCAAATTGTGGCAATTTCTCATTCAATTCAATATATGAGTGTGTTTCATGCAAAGATGTTGATGCCTTGAGAGTGGTGAAGGCACAAGATCAATTGGCAGAAATTATGACCAGTTTAGAAGGGCTTGAGATGGAATTAGAGTCCCTCTACAGGAGACTAATCAGAAACAGAGTTTCATTTCTTAACCTCCTTAGCCATTAG
- the LOC120271700 gene encoding uncharacterized protein LOC120271700: MTDQGFHARSNSLPARSHPMIATAEEELNKLKACVMVSPKMICKSLSSLGVFYDCIEELLHLHSTQQVFSHSQEKKWVEEELDASLRLVELCDIIRDTLTVTKEHAQELEMVLRRKK; encoded by the coding sequence atgacagacCAAGGTTTCCATGCTAGATCAAACAGCTTGCCAGCAAGATCCCACCCCATGATAGCCACAGCAGAGGAAGAGCTgaacaagctaaaagcttgtGTCATGGTGTCACCAAAGATGATCTGCAAATCATTGAGCAGTCTTGGTGTTTTCTATGACTGCATTGAAGAGCTTCTTCACTTGCATAGCACCCAACAGGTCTTCTCGCATTCACAGGAGAAGAAATGGGTGGAAGAGGAGTTGGATGCTTCTCTAAGGTTGGTAGAGCTCTGTGACATCATAAGAGACACCTTAACTGTGACCAAAGAACATGCTCAAGAACTTGAGATGGttctaagaagaaaaaaatga
- the LOC120271701 gene encoding uncharacterized protein LOC120271701 codes for MTYQGLHARSNSMPTRSHPMIATAEEELNKLKACAMVSPKMICKSLSSLSAFYDCTEELLHLPSNQQAFSHSQKKKWVEEELDASLRLVELYAIIRDTLAATKEHGQELEMVLRRKRSMTNERKHQFHMQSEKKTRKSIKNCVKALKQMDGKDSDRSTVSTIFTEARDVTIFLLQSVASSLPPSSTQKKSRWSLVSKALHKKKVTCEEFEDSNCGNFSFNSICECVSCKDVDALRVVKAQDQLAEMRSSLEGPEMELESLYSKLIRNRVSLLNLLGQ; via the coding sequence ATGACATACCAAGGTTTACATGCCAGATCAAACAGCATGCCTACAAGATCCCACCCCATGATAGCCACAGCAGAGGAAGAGCTgaacaagctaaaagcttgtGCCATGGTTTCACCAAAGATGATTTGCAAATCATTGAGCAGTCTGAGTGCTTTCTATGACTGCACTGAAGAGCTCCTTCACTTGCCTAGCAACCAACAGGCCTTCTCTCATtcacagaagaagaaatgggtggAAGAGGAGTTAGATGCTTCTCTAAGGTTGGTGGAACTCTATGCTATCATTAGAGATACCTTGGCTGCAACAAAAGAGCATGGTCAAGAACTTGAGATGGTTCTAAGAAGGAAGAGAAGCATGAccaatgaaagaaaacatcaatttcACATGCAGTCAGAAAAGAAGACAAGAAAGAGTATCAAGAACTGTGTAAAAGCATTGAAGCAGATGGATGGGAAGGACTCTGATAGATCAACAGTTTCTACGATATTTACTGAAGCAAGAGATGTCACCATATTTCTCTTGCAATCAGTTGCATCTTCTTTACCTCCAAGCTCCACACAGAAAAAAAGCAGATGGTCTTTGGTCTCAAAAGCCTTGCACAAGAAAAAGGTGACATGCGAAGAGTTTGAAGATTCAAATTGCGGCAATTTCTCATTCAATTCAATATGTGAGTGTGTTTCATGCAAAGATGTTGATGCCTTGAGAGTGGTGAAGGCACAAGATCAATTGGCAGAAATGAGGAGCAGCTTAGAAGGGCCTGAGATGGAATTAGAGTCTCTCTATAGTAAACTAATCCGAAACAGAGTCTCCCTTCTCAACTTGCTAGGCCAATAA
- the LOC120272634 gene encoding uncharacterized protein LOC120272634, whose amino-acid sequence MADHGFHARSNSMPTRSHPMIATAEEDLNKLIACVMVSPKMICKSLSSLGAFYDCTEELLHLPSNQQAFSHSQEKKWVEEELDASLRLVELCGIIRDTLAATKEHGQELEMVLRRKRSMINESKHQFHIQSEKKTRKSIKNCVKALKQMDGKDSDRSTVSKMFTEAREVTISLLQSVASSLPPSSTQKKSRWSIVSKALNKHKVTCEKFEDSNCGNFSFNSIYECVSCKDVDALRVVKAQDQLAEIMTSLEGLEMELESLYRRLIRNRVSFLNLLSH is encoded by the coding sequence ATGGCAGACCACGGTTTCCATGCCAGATCAAACAGCATGCCTACAAGATCCCACCCCATGATAGCCACAGCAGAGGAAGACCTGAACAAGCTAATAGCTTGTGTCATGGTGTCACCAAAGATGATCTGCAAATCATTGAGCAGTCTTGGTGCTTTCTATGACTGCACTGAAGAGCTCCTTCACTTGCCTAGCAACCAACAGGCCTTCTCTCATTCACAGGAGAAGAAATGGGTGGAAGAGGAGTTAGATGCTTCTCTAAGGTTGGTGGAACTCTGTGGCATCATTAGAGATACCTTGGCTGCAACAAAAGAGCATGGTCAAGAACTTGAGATGGTTCTAAGAAGGAAGAGAAGCATGATCAATGAAAGCAAACATCAATTTCACATTCAGTCAGAAAAGAAGACAAGAAAGAGTATCAAGAACTGTGTAAAAGCATTGAAGCAGATGGATGGGAAGGACTCTGATAGATCAACAGTTTCTAAGATGTTTACTGAAGCTAGAGAAGTCACTATTTCTCTCTTGCAATCAGTTGCATCTTCTTTACCTCCAAGCTCCACACAGAAAAAGAGCAGATGGTCTATTGTTTCAAAGGCATTGAACAAACACAAGGTGACATGCGAAAAGTTTGAAGATTCAAATTGTGGCAATTTCTCATTCAATTCAATATATGAGTGTGTTTCATGCAAAGATGTTGATGCCTTGAGAGTGGTGAAGGCACAAGATCAATTGGCAGAAATTATGACCAGTTTAGAAGGGCTTGAGATGGAATTAGAGTCCCTCTACAGGAGACTAATCAGAAACAGAGTTTCATTTCTTAACCTCCTTAGCCATTAG
- the LOC120271702 gene encoding uncharacterized protein LOC120271702 — protein sequence MADQGFHVRSNSLPSRSHPVTATAEEELNELKACVMVPPKMIGKALSSLGAFYDFIEELLQMPSTQQVLSHSQEKIWVEEELEVSPRLVELCGIIRDTLAVTKEHAQELEMVLRRKRSMTNESKQQFHIQSDKKTRKSIKNCVKALKQMDGKDSDRSSTVSKMFTEAREVTISLLQSVASSLYPSSAQKTSKWSIVSKALHKKKVVDANGINFSFNSIYECVSCKDVDDLRVVKALDELTAIMSSLEDLEMELEPLYRRLIRKRVSLLNLLCL from the coding sequence ATGGCAGACCAAGGTTTCCATGTTAGATCAAACAGTTTGCCTTCAAGATCCCACCCAGTCACTGCAACAGCAGAGGAAGAGCTGAACGAGCTAAAAGCTTGTGTCATGGTGCCACCGAAGATGATCGGCAAAGCACTGAGCAGTCTTGGTGCTTTCTATGACTTCATTGAGGAGCTTCTTCAGATGCCTAGCACCCAACAAGTCCTTTCTCATTCTCAAGAGAAGATATGGGTGGAAGAGGAATTGGAAGTTTCTCCAAGGTTGGTAGAGCTCTGTGGCATCATTAGAGATACCTTGGCTGTGACCAAAGAGCATGCTCAAGAACTTGAGATGGTTCTAAGAAGGAAGAGAAGCATGACCAATGAAAGCAAACAACAGTTTCACATTCAGTCAGATAAGAAGACAAGAAAGAGTATCAAGAATTGTGTAAAAGCATTGAAGCAAATGGATGGGAAGGACTCTGATAGATCAAGTACAGTATCTAAGATGTTCACTGAAGCTAGAGAAGTCACTATTTCTCTCTTACAATCAGTTGCATCTTCTTTATATCCAAGCTCAGCACAGAAGACTAGCAAGTGGTCTATTGTTTCAAAGGCATTGCACAAGAAGAAGGTGGTGGATGCAAATGGCATTAATTTCTCATTCAATTCAATATATGAGTGTGTCTCATGCAAAGATGTTGATGACTTGAGAGTGGTGAAGGCACTTGATGAATTGACAGCAATCATGAGTAGCTTAGAAGACCTTGAAATGGAACTTGAGCCTCTCTATCGGAGACTAATAAGAAAGAGAGTGTCCCTTCTCAATCTGCTATGCCTATAA
- the LOC120272666 gene encoding uncharacterized protein LOC120272666 yields MEDQGFHVRSNSLPSRSHPISATAEEELNKLKACVMVSPKMIGKSLLNSLCVFYDCIEELLHLPSNQQVLSHSQEKRWVEEELDASLRLVELCGIIRDTLAATKEHAQELEMVLRRKRSMTNESKRQFHIQSDKKTRKSIKNCVKALKQMDGKDSDRSTVSKMFTEARDVTISLLQSVASSLSPSTTQKTNRWSFVSKALHKKKVTCEEFEDSNCGDFSFNSIYEFVSCKDIDGLRAMKAQERLAEMMISLERLEIELESLYRRLIRNRVSLLNLLSL; encoded by the coding sequence ATGGAAGACCAAGGTTTCCATGTTAGATCAAACAGTTTGCCTTCAAGATCACATCCAATCAGTGCAACAGCAGAGGAAGAGCTgaacaagctaaaagcttgtGTCATGGTGTCACCAAAGATGATCGGCAAATCATTATTGAACAGTCTTTGTGTTTTCTATGACTGCATTGAAGAGTTACTTCACTTGCCTAGCAACCAACAAGTCCTTTCTCATTCTCAAGAGAAGAGATGGGTGGAAGAGGAGTTGGATGCTTCGTTAAGGTTGGTAGAACTCTGTGGTATCATAAGAGATACATTGGCCGCAACAAAAGAGCATGCTCAAGAACTTGAGATGGTTCTAAGAAGGAAGAGAAGCATGACCAATGAAAGCAAACGGCAGTTTCACATTCAGTCAGATAAGAAGACAAGAAAGAGTATCAAGAATTGTGTAAAAGCATTGAAGCAAATGGATGGCAAGGACTCTGATAGATCAACAGTGTCTAAGATGTTCACTGAAGCAAGAGATGTCACCATATCTCTCTTGCAATCAGTTGCATCTTCTTTATCTCCAAGCACCACACAGAAGACCAACAGATGGTCTTTTGTCTCAAAGGCATTGCACAAGAAGAAGGTGACATGTGAGGAGTTTGAAGATTCAAATTGCGGCGATTTCTCATTCAATTCAATATATGAGTTTGTTTCATGCAAAGATATTGATGGCTTGAGAGCGATGAAGGCACAAGAACGATTGGCAGAAATGATGATTAGCTTAGAAAGGCTTGAGATAGAATTAGAGTCTCTCTACAGGAGACTAATTCGAAACAGAGTCTCCCTTCTCAACCTGCTAAGCCTATAA
- the LOC120272430 gene encoding protein HIGH CHLOROPHYLL FLUORESCENCE PHENOTYPE 244, chloroplastic: protein MASTLSSFPPHLAAPRRRSTLSCAHSLSPTQPHFLASSSSCSSSLGRHCMPLQVRCDAQTISASDLTPGTPVRPTSVLVVGATGTLGRQIVRRALDEGYDVRCLVRPRPAPADFLRDWGAIVVNGDLSKPETIPATLVGIHTIIDCATGRPEEPIKTVDWEGKVALIQCAKAMGIQKYVFYSIHNCDNHPEVPLMQIKHCTEKFLQDSGLTYIIIRLCGFMQGLIGQYAVPILEEKSVWGTDAPTRIAYMDTQDIARLTFIALRNEKINQKLLTFAGPRAWTTQEVITLCERLAGQDANVTTVPVSVLRFTRQLTRFFQWTNDVADRLAFTEVLSSDTVFSVPMNETYSLLGVDQKDILTLEKYLQEYFTNILKKLKDLKAQSKQTDIYF from the exons ATGGCCTCCACCCTCAGCTCCTTTCCTCCCCACCTCGCCGCCCCTCGCCGCCGCTCCACTCTCTCCTGTGCTCATTCTTTGTCTCCTACCCAACCCCACTTCCtcgcctcctcctcctcctgctCCTCCTCTTTAG GTAGACATTGCATGCCTTTGCAGGTTCGTTGCGATGCTCAGACGATCAGTGCGTCGGATTTGACTCCGGGGACTCCTGTCAGACCGACAAGTGTTCTTGTTGTTGGGGCTACTGGAACCCTAGGTCGGCAGATTGTTAGGAGGGCATTGGATGAAGGATATGATGTGAGATGCCTTGTCAGGCCTCGTCCTGCTCCTGCTGATTTTCTCAGGGATTGGGGCGCTATTGTTGTCAAT GGAGATCTTAGCAAACCAGAGACCATACCTGCAACTCTAGTTGGTATTCATACAATAATTGATTGTGCAACAGGAAGGCCGGAGGAGCCTATTAAGACG GTAGATTGGGAAGGAAAGGTTGCTCTCATACAATGTGCGAAAGCAATGGGAATCCAGAAGTATGTATTCTATTCCATCCACAATTGCGATAACCACCCAGAAGTTCCTTTGATGCAGATCAAGCACTGTACTGAGAAATTTCTTCAGGATTCTGGTCTAACATACATCATAATCCGCTTATGTGGTTTCATGCAG GGCCTAATTGGGCAGTATGCTGTGCCAATACTAGAAGAGAAGTCAGTCTGGGGAACAGATGCCCCAACAAGAATAGCTTACATGGATACCCAG gATATAGCTCGGTTGACCTTTATAGCCTTGCGCAATGAGAAAATTAATCAGAAACTCTTAACATTTGCTGGGCCACGTGCCTGGACAACTCAAGAG GTGATTACTTTATGTGAGAGACTTGCAGGACAAGATGCAAATGTTACAACTGTTCCTGTTTCAGTGCTGAGATTCACCCGCCAACTTACCCGGTTCTTCCAATGGACAAATGATGTTGCTGATAGATTGGCATTCACAGAG GTCCTCTCAAGTGACACAGTCTTCTCAGTTCCAATGAACGAGACATATAGTCTTCTTGGGGTTGATCAAAAGGACATTTTAACCTTGGAGAAGTATCTACAGGAATATTTCAccaacatattaaaaaaactgaagGACCTCAAAGCGCAATCCAAGCAAACAGATATCTATTTTTAG
- the LOC120272449 gene encoding O-fucosyltransferase 16-like: MAPLRRRTHVRCPIPAISATPAFSAAALVLLLFLASFSLLSPPLLDRASLPGSFHSLKHREDLKEDADVFVELFHVPNVGSSKPDLWASKRSKHFYGCSNASRKFSSAEVITQPERYLMIATSGGLNQQRTGITDAVVAARILNATLVVPRLDQKSFWKDASNFTQIFDVDWFISFLSKDVRIIKQLPRKRGRVIRSPYTMRVPRKCTPRCYQNRVLPVLLKKHVVELTKFDFRLSNKLETDLQKLRCRVNYHALRFTKPILKMGETLVRRMKEKGKHFIALHLRFEPDMLAFSGCDYGGGDKEKRELGAIRKRWKTLHISNPEKERRHGKCPLTPEEVGLMLRALGYGKDVHIYVASGEVYGGEDTLAPLKALFPNFHSKEILASKEELAPFATFSSRMAALDFIVCDRSDAFVTNNNGNMARILAGRRRYFGHKRTIRPNARKLYSLFLKRANLTWDEFASKVRTFQKGFMGEPKEIRSGRGEFHENPSTCICEDTQPKVSNDKGEGSSMSSVDELPDGPFSDEEPSLLDQDYGENEPLGLYSSNGTELSQNLSIPAELFELEDMFSD, encoded by the exons ATGGCTCCCCTTCGCCGTCGAACCCACGTCCGTTGCCCGATCCCAGCCATCTCCGCCACGCCCGCCTTCTCCGCTGCTGCACTGGTTCTTCTCCTCTTTCTCGCCTCCTTCTCCTTGCTCAGCCCCCCGCTTCTTGACCGCGCATCCCTTCCTGGTTCCTTTCATTCG CTTAAGCATCGTGAGGATCTCAAAGAGGATGCtgatgtttttgttgagctttttCATGTGCCG AATGTAGGGAGTTCTAAGCCGGATCTCTGGGCTTCGAAGCGAAGCAAGCATTTTTATGGATGCAGCAACGCCAGTCGAAAATTCTCAT CAGCTGAAGTTATTACTCAACCTGAAAGGTACTTGATGATTGCTACTAGTGGAGGTTTAAATCAACAAAGAACAGGA ATTACAGATGCTGTTGTGGCAGCTCGCATCTTAAATGCAACGCTAGTCGTTCCAAGGCTGGACCAGAAGTCTTTCTGGAAAGATGCTAG CAACTTCACTCAAATCTTTGATGTCGACTGGTTCATCTCATTTCTATCTAAAGATGTTAGAATTATTAAACAACTCCCAAGAAAGAGAGGGAGAGTTATACGGAGTCCATATACTATGCGCGTTCCAAGGAAGTGCACTCCAAGATGCTACCAGAATCGTGTCTTACCTGTTCTTTTGAAAAAGCAT GTTGTTGAGCTGACAAAGTTCGATTTCAGGCTCTCAAACAAGTTGGAAACAGATTTACAAAAGCTGAGATGCAGGGTTAATTATCATGCTTTGAGATTTACAAAACCAATTTTAAAAATGGGCGAGACATTAGTCAGGAGAatgaaggaaaaaggaaaacatttCATTGCCCTTCATCTCAG ATTTGAACCTGATATGCTTGCCTTTTCTGGGTGTGACTATGGTGGAGGAGACAAGGAAAAAAGAGAGCTTGGTGCTATACGCAAGAGGTGGAAAACTCTACAT atAAGCAACCCTGAGAAAGAACGCAGGCATGGGAAATGCCCCCTAACCCCTGAAGAAGTAGGTCTGATGTTAAGAGCTTTAGGATATGGGAAAGATGTCCACATCTATGTAGCATCTGGTGAAGTGTATGGAGGAGAAGACACATTGGCCCCCCTGAAAGCCCTCTTTCCTAATTTTCATTCGAAAGAAATATTAGCCAGCAAGGAGGAGTTAGCACCATTTGCTACATTCTCATCTCGCATGGCTGCTCTTGATTTCATTGTTTGTGACAGAAGTGATGCGTTTGTGACCAACAACAATGGTAACATGGCGAGGATATTGGCAGGACGACG GAGGTATTTTGGTCACAAGAGAACAATTCGGCCAAATGCTAGAAAACTGTACTCTTTGTTTCTGAAACGGGCCAACTTAACTTGGGATGAATTTGCCTCCAAGGTTCGTACATTTCAGAAAGGATTTATGGGAGAACCGAAAGAAATAAGATCCGGTAGAGGTGAATTTCACGAGAATCCATCAACTTGTATTTGTGAAGATACTCAACCAAAGGTTTCGAACGACAAAGGGGAAGGTAGTTCCATGAGTAGTGTTGATGAACTGCCAGATGGTCCTTTTAGTGATGAGGAACCTTCATTGCTTGATCAAGATTATGGTGAAAATGAGCCTCTGGGGTTATACTCATCCAATGGGACGGAATTGTCCCAGAACCTTTCTATTCCAGCTGAACTCTTCGAGTTGGAAGACATGTTTTCAGATTAA